One genomic window of Methanofollis sp. includes the following:
- a CDS encoding adenosylhomocysteinase gives NVIGGCEETTTGIHRLRSMAAEGALKFPVVAVNDTPMKRHFDNVHGTGESSLSAIMATTNCLLAGKFLVVAGYGFCGGGVARKARGLGARVIVTEVDPRRALEAHMDGFTVMPMDEAAKFGEIFITTTGNTSILTERHFGTMQDGAILSNAGHFNVEIDVAWLEAHADRIERRDGIDTYVFGEKKIHVLAEGRLVNLATPKGMGHPIEVMDLSFALQALSARYMAEHGKDLSPGVYDVPNVIDEEVAERKLASLGIAIDVLTDEQKHYMSAWNIGT, from the coding sequence GAACGTGATCGGCGGCTGCGAAGAGACGACGACCGGCATCCACCGCCTCCGCTCGATGGCGGCCGAAGGCGCGCTGAAGTTCCCGGTGGTCGCGGTGAACGACACCCCGATGAAACGCCACTTCGACAATGTCCACGGCACAGGCGAGAGTTCGCTCTCCGCGATCATGGCGACCACAAACTGCCTCCTTGCCGGCAAGTTTCTGGTCGTGGCAGGCTACGGCTTCTGCGGCGGCGGCGTGGCGCGGAAGGCCCGCGGCCTTGGCGCACGCGTGATCGTCACCGAGGTGGACCCGCGCCGCGCCCTTGAAGCGCACATGGACGGCTTCACCGTGATGCCGATGGACGAGGCGGCGAAGTTCGGCGAGATCTTCATCACGACGACGGGGAACACCTCGATCCTCACGGAGCGCCACTTCGGCACGATGCAGGACGGTGCGATCCTCTCCAATGCAGGCCACTTCAATGTCGAGATTGATGTTGCATGGCTGGAAGCCCACGCGGACAGGATCGAGCGCCGCGACGGCATCGACACCTATGTCTTCGGCGAGAAGAAGATCCATGTCCTTGCCGAGGGCCGCCTGGTGAACCTGGCGACACCGAAGGGCATGGGCCACCCGATCGAGGTCATGGACCTCTCCTTCGCCCTCCAGGCCCTCTCCGCCCGGTACATGGCCGAGCACGGGAAGGACCTCTCTCCGGGCGTCTACGATGTCCCGAACGTCATCGACGAGGAAGTCGCGGAGAGGAAGCTCGCCTCCCTGGGGATCGCGATCGACGTCCTCACCGACGAGCAGAAGCACTACATGTCCGCGTGGAATATCGGGACATAA